TTTGCAATTTTCCCCAATTCTAACATTATTCCAAACAACTGAATTCTTTAAGGAGCAATTCTGTCCTATTCGACAGTTACCACCGATAACAGAGTCCCTAAGAAACACATGATCTTCAATTCTGCAATTATCTCCAAGCACCACGGTCCCCTCAATCTCAACCTCACGATCTATCTCACAATTTTTTCCTTGCCAAATACCGTCCTGCAATTCTTCTTTTATATTTAAATTAACCCTATTCTCGAAAAAATCCCTGTGTGCCTGCTGATATGCTGCAAAATTGCCTATGTCTAACCAGTAACAATTATCAGCAAAACCATAAATTCCTTCCTGCTTTGCAACTAACCCGGGGAAAAGATCCTTCGCGAAAAAATACTCCTGCTTTTCAGGAATCCAGTCGAAAATTTCAGGTTCCAATAAATAAATACCCATATTTACATGGTGACTAAAGATTTGACCGGCCGCGGGCTTTTCTAAAAATTTTATAATCTTGTCTTTCTGATCAGTGACCGCGATACCAAATGGGCTGGGATTGTCAACGCTGGTTAACCCGACCGAGGCAAGCGCTTTTTTTTCGCGATGGGATTGCACAAAATCAGAAATATTTAAATCGGCGATTACGTCTCCGGAAACGACCAGAAAAGTGTCGTTAACCAACTCGGAAGCCAATTTCACTGCACCTGCAGTGGCGTAGTCATCTTCAGCGGTGATGTAGCTGATTTTAGCGCCAAACTGAGAGCCGTCTTTAAAATGATTTTTAATGATGTCAGGCAGATAATAAAGAAGGAAAATAATTTCGGTGATATTGTGCTTTTTCAGGTGAAGAACCGTGTGCTCAACAAGCGGGCGGTTAACGATTGGAACCATCGGTTTGGGTAAGCTGCGAGTCAATGGGCGCAAGCGAGTTCCTAAACCCCCGGCTAAAATGAGAGCTTTCAATATGCATTCCTAACGCGGAGAACCGCAAAAGCTGTGGAAAAACTTGATGTTTTGATTTTTCACTACACTAAGTAACTCAAATCCACAGTCATTATGCTACGCTGTCATTAGTCATTAGTGGTCATTAAGCTTGATCTATAATGACGTGAAGCAAATGACAAAATACTGAGGCCGGAGCAAATGACGACAAAGGTGAAATGACTCAATGACGGCGAAGCCAAATGACTATCCCTGACTCACATTCAACGGAAAATGGATATCAAATTCCTCACCTCAACCTGGCGGCGCTTAGTTAGTGAGGATTTTATTCAAGCAATCGATACAGTTTTTCTTCCAGTCTTTTTGCGAGTGTCGGTCGTCCATTGGTACTCGTGGTTTCGCTGGATGATAGTGCTAAATAGCGTTTTGCATCGAGATAGGTGATGAGCTTTCCTTTCCTGAGAAGGGGCCAATAGAGATACAATTTGTTCTTGCGATTTTTCGAACTGAGCTCGATTTTCGCGATGCCGAAAAATGTGAATTCATGCGAGGGGGAAATCTTTTTTCTGTCGAGCAAACCGCGGTCGGCCATTTGTTCGAGTATTTTTTGTAAGTCCTGTGACGTGATTCGAATAGTGGAATCTAATTGCGCATAGATTTCGCTTGACGTCGCGGCTGATTCAACCCAGAGAACTTTCAAAACTTCAATTTCCATATTTGATGGGATCGCAAGTTCCCCATCGGTAAAACTTTTTTTAGGTGATTTGAAAATGTCAACTAACCATTTGATTGTCTGATTTAACGGGA
The sequence above is drawn from the candidate division KSB1 bacterium genome and encodes:
- a CDS encoding BlaI/MecI/CopY family transcriptional regulator; translated protein: MEIEVLKVLWVESAATSSEIYAQLDSTIRITSQDLQKILEQMADRGLLDRKKISPSHEFTFFGIAKIELSSKNRKNKLYLYWPLLRKGKLITYLDAKRYLALSSSETTSTNGRPTLAKRLEEKLYRLLE
- a CDS encoding NDP-sugar synthase → MKALILAGGLGTRLRPLTRSLPKPMVPIVNRPLVEHTVLHLKKHNITEIIFLLYYLPDIIKNHFKDGSQFGAKISYITAEDDYATAGAVKLASELVNDTFLVVSGDVIADLNISDFVQSHREKKALASVGLTSVDNPSPFGIAVTDQKDKIIKFLEKPAAGQIFSHHVNMGIYLLEPEIFDWIPEKQEYFFAKDLFPGLVAKQEGIYGFADNCYWLDIGNFAAYQQAHRDFFENRVNLNIKEELQDGIWQGKNCEIDREVEIEGTVVLGDNCRIEDHVFLRDSVIGGNCRIGQNCSLKNSVVWNNVRIGENCKLRYSVVKSGLKIASEKRMKENSFIFD